In Thermoproteales archaeon, one DNA window encodes the following:
- a CDS encoding signal peptidase I — protein sequence MTEGLLPEKASYILMFVIAVIVSFSIIKGLSIVLNTDLPLAIVSSWSMEPTLHIGDMIVVRGEEANIGDVVVYTREKYIVHRVISKSYQNGIYVITTKGDANIASDNPITSKQVKGKVVLVIPYLGIIKLLSDRVCNIMLLTFAVMVLSAKK from the coding sequence ATGACAGAAGGATTACTACCCGAAAAAGCATCATATATATTAATGTTCGTTATAGCGGTAATCGTCAGTTTTAGTATTATAAAAGGCTTGTCGATAGTTTTAAACACTGACCTCCCCTTAGCCATTGTTTCAAGCTGGAGCATGGAGCCCACCCTCCACATAGGTGATATGATCGTAGTAAGGGGCGAAGAGGCTAACATTGGTGATGTTGTTGTTTATACAAGAGAAAAGTATATCGTACATCGGGTAATTTCTAAAAGCTATCAAAATGGTATATACGTGATAACGACAAAGGGCGATGCTAATATAGCATCAGACAATCCGATTACATCAAAACAAGTTAAAGGCAAGGTAGTGCTTGTTATCCCTTATCTAGGCATTATAAAACTGCTAAGCGACCGCGTTTGTAATATCATGTTGCTAACATTTGCAGTAATGGTTTTATCGGCAAAAAAATAA
- the rimI gene encoding ribosomal protein S18-alanine N-acetyltransferase — translation MSSYIIREFKPSDLETVLLINKTCLPENYPAYFFMQHHVNFPKSFLVAENDEKIVGYVMCRVEHGLLHTKKIWGKKGHIISIAVIPEERHKGIGKALMKKALEALKNVYKVDEYYLEVRVTNTVAINLYRKLGFSIVKRLKGYYLDGEDAFLMAMKT, via the coding sequence ATGAGTAGCTATATAATAAGAGAATTTAAACCCAGTGACCTTGAAACTGTATTACTTATAAATAAGACCTGCCTCCCAGAAAATTATCCAGCCTACTTTTTCATGCAGCATCATGTTAATTTTCCCAAATCATTCTTGGTAGCAGAAAATGATGAAAAAATAGTAGGCTATGTTATGTGTAGAGTAGAGCATGGTCTACTGCATACTAAAAAGATTTGGGGAAAAAAAGGTCATATAATTTCTATTGCCGTAATACCAGAGGAAAGACATAAAGGCATTGGGAAAGCTCTAATGAAAAAAGCTTTAGAGGCTTTAAAAAATGTTTATAAAGTTGACGAATATTATTTAGAAGTTAGAGTTACTAATACTGTTGCAATTAACCTATACAGGAAACTGGGTTTTTCTATAGTTAAGCGATTAAAAGGCTACTATCTTGACGGAGAAGATGCTTTTCTAATGGCAATGAAGACTTAA
- the gcvH gene encoding glycine cleavage system protein GcvH, with product MEDYLIYKNYKIARDRKYTETHEWIKVESGNQALVGISDYAQKKLKDMVMIEEPQIRSYKKGETITVIESIKSIGELYAPVDCVIIAWNEELSENPALISEDPYIQGWIIKIKIENMKQLEELLTPEEYLEIIKKEE from the coding sequence TTGGAGGATTACTTAATCTATAAAAATTATAAAATAGCTAGAGATAGGAAATATACGGAAACTCATGAATGGATAAAAGTTGAAAGTGGAAATCAAGCTTTAGTAGGAATAAGCGATTATGCCCAAAAAAAGCTCAAGGATATGGTGATGATCGAGGAACCTCAAATAAGGAGCTATAAAAAAGGAGAAACTATAACTGTGATAGAATCAATAAAAAGTATCGGAGAACTATACGCACCAGTTGATTGTGTTATAATAGCCTGGAATGAAGAACTTTCTGAGAATCCTGCACTAATTTCTGAGGATCCGTATATCCAGGGTTGGATCATAAAAATTAAAATTGAAAATATGAAACAATTGGAAGAGTTGTTAACACCCGAGGAATACCTGGAAATTATTAAGAAAGAAGAGTAA
- the rpsJ gene encoding 30S ribosomal protein S10 has translation MPKIVRIKLVSTSVKDLNEVCNEIKRIASKTGVRIRGPIPLPTKRLVVTVRRAPSGQGTHTFDHWEMRIHKRIIDMDADERAMRQLMRVRVPQNVRIEIELK, from the coding sequence ATGCCTAAAATAGTGAGAATAAAACTTGTGAGTACCTCTGTTAAAGATTTAAATGAAGTATGCAATGAAATTAAAAGAATAGCATCAAAGACAGGTGTGAGAATTAGAGGACCGATACCGCTACCTACAAAAAGACTGGTTGTAACTGTTAGAAGAGCGCCTTCCGGTCAAGGTACGCATACATTTGACCATTGGGAAATGAGAATTCATAAAAGAATAATAGATATGGATGCTGATGAACGAGCAATGAGGCAGTTAATGCGTGTAAGAGTCCCGCAAAATGTTAGAATAGAAATAGAGTTAAAGTAA
- the tuf gene encoding translation elongation factor EF-1 subunit alpha, protein MAQKKKPHLNLVVIGHVDHGKSTLMGHVLYLTGFVDERTIKEYEEQAKRLGRETWKFAWILDRYKEERERGLTIDLGFYKFETNKYEFTIIDAPGHRDFVKNMVTGASQADAALLVVSAKEGEYEAGISPAGQTREHVFLAKTMGINQLVVAINKMDTVDYNQERYNEVKEGISRLLKMVGYKVDKIAFVPVSGLYGDNIIKPSEKTPWYKGPTLIEALDMFEEPERPIDKPLRIPIQDVYTIKGVGTVPVGRVETGVLKVGDRVIFMPPKIVGEVKSIETHHVRIEQAIPGDNIGFNVKGVSKDQIRRGDVAGHTDNPPTVAEEFVGRIFVLYHPTAIAAGYTPVLHIHTATVPVRFVALEKKLDPRTGSAVEENPAFIKQGDAAIVRLKPLKHVVIEKYSELPQLGRFAIRDSGRTVAAGTVIEVKKVE, encoded by the coding sequence ATGGCGCAGAAAAAGAAACCACATCTCAATTTAGTCGTAATAGGACATGTAGATCACGGAAAATCAACATTAATGGGTCATGTCTTATACTTAACCGGTTTCGTTGACGAAAGGACTATAAAGGAGTACGAGGAGCAAGCGAAACGTCTAGGCAGGGAAACTTGGAAATTTGCATGGATTTTAGATAGATATAAGGAAGAGCGAGAAAGAGGACTTACAATAGATCTAGGATTTTACAAATTCGAGACTAACAAATACGAATTTACCATAATAGACGCGCCGGGTCATAGAGATTTCGTTAAAAATATGGTTACCGGAGCAAGTCAAGCTGATGCAGCTCTGTTGGTAGTATCTGCTAAAGAAGGCGAGTATGAAGCGGGAATAAGCCCAGCAGGACAGACTAGGGAGCACGTGTTTCTTGCTAAAACAATGGGTATAAACCAGTTGGTCGTAGCTATAAACAAAATGGACACTGTTGATTATAATCAGGAGCGCTATAATGAAGTAAAAGAAGGCATTTCGCGATTACTGAAGATGGTTGGTTACAAAGTCGACAAAATAGCTTTTGTACCAGTTTCAGGACTATATGGTGATAATATCATTAAGCCGAGCGAGAAAACACCTTGGTACAAAGGCCCTACACTCATAGAAGCTTTAGACATGTTTGAAGAACCTGAAAGACCTATAGACAAACCATTAAGAATACCCATACAAGATGTCTACACTATAAAAGGCGTAGGAACAGTACCTGTAGGAAGAGTTGAAACAGGAGTATTAAAAGTTGGTGACAGAGTTATCTTTATGCCTCCTAAAATCGTTGGAGAGGTAAAGTCAATAGAAACTCATCATGTTAGAATAGAACAAGCGATACCTGGAGATAACATAGGCTTTAACGTTAAGGGAGTATCCAAAGACCAAATTAGGAGAGGAGATGTCGCAGGACATACTGATAATCCGCCGACAGTAGCTGAAGAATTTGTCGGACGGATTTTCGTGTTGTATCATCCCACAGCGATTGCAGCAGGTTACACACCAGTACTGCATATACATACTGCAACTGTTCCTGTGAGATTCGTAGCTTTAGAAAAGAAGCTGGATCCAAGGACAGGCTCGGCTGTTGAGGAAAACCCAGCCTTTATAAAACAAGGTGATGCGGCTATAGTTAGGTTGAAGCCGTTAAAGCATGTGGTCATAGAAAAGTATTCTGAGCTACCTCAGCTAGGTAGGTTTGCGATCAGAGATTCGGGGAGAACTGTTGCGGCAGGAACGGTGATTGAAGTAAAAAAGGTAGAATAA
- the yciH gene encoding stress response translation initiation inhibitor YciH: MSVDLLDEIFKDVFRDQQLIKIRLERRRRRKEVTILEGFDDKNIDIYDLATKLKSKLACGGTTKNGRIELQGDHRYRAREILIELGFNPDSILVE, encoded by the coding sequence ATGAGCGTCGATCTGTTAGACGAAATATTTAAAGATGTATTCAGGGACCAGCAGCTCATAAAAATAAGACTAGAACGACGTAGAAGGCGCAAGGAAGTCACTATATTGGAAGGCTTTGATGACAAAAATATTGACATATACGACTTAGCAACAAAGCTAAAAAGTAAACTTGCATGTGGAGGAACAACAAAAAACGGTCGTATAGAGCTTCAGGGAGATCATAGATATAGAGCGCGAGAAATTCTAATAGAGTTAGGATTTAATCCGGACTCTATATTGGTGGAATAG
- a CDS encoding nicotinamide-nucleotide adenylyltransferase gives MTRAAYVGRFQPFHYGHLSALKWILERENEVVLIVGSAQYSHSFNNPFTLGERIDMIWNTLKYEKLLEQVIIVGVPDTNGQHSLWVQLVKAYAPEFSKVYSNDPLTKLLFKEYGYEVHPIPFFERKKYNATRIRRLIINSEPWEQLVPPPVAQVIKRIRGDKRLRELYTGPV, from the coding sequence ATGACAAGAGCAGCTTATGTTGGCAGGTTTCAGCCTTTCCACTATGGGCATCTTTCAGCTTTGAAATGGATATTGGAAAGAGAAAATGAAGTAGTTCTAATAGTGGGTAGTGCTCAATATTCTCACTCTTTTAATAATCCATTTACACTAGGTGAACGAATAGATATGATATGGAACACTCTCAAATACGAAAAGTTACTCGAACAAGTTATTATCGTCGGAGTGCCAGACACTAACGGGCAACATAGTTTATGGGTACAATTAGTTAAAGCATATGCCCCTGAATTTTCCAAAGTTTACAGTAATGATCCATTGACGAAATTACTCTTTAAAGAATATGGGTATGAAGTACATCCAATACCTTTCTTTGAAAGAAAAAAATACAATGCAACAAGGATAAGAAGGCTAATCATTAATAGTGAGCCTTGGGAGCAGTTGGTCCCGCCGCCAGTAGCGCAAGTAATAAAAAGAATTAGAGGTGATAAACGTTTAAGAGAGCTCTATACTGGCCCTGTATGA
- the rgy gene encoding reverse gyrase has protein sequence MKAIFKNLCPNCKNEIDDERLQCKMPCAVCLPVSVEEYKKLRNELKGYEFYKKIAYELRKLKKLKNYRDILSLEKEVNEVDELFKKILGNEMWSAQKTWARRIIQKKSFSILAPTGVGKTAFAIIISLFLAQKRKKIYIVLPTTLLVKQVFEKTLNFMDKAGIDDIVVLAYHSGLKLSEKKSFYEKVKNGNFNIVITTSQFLLRNFEYLSGNHFDLIVVDDVDAVLKSSKSVDKILLLLGFSQEIIDSAYHFIMLKKRIATLLKSKKVISKEIQAEYRKLSKSISKFLSKNKKNLGCLIVSTATGRPRGLRIKLFRELLGFEVGSRSEFLRNIADLYLNIKEEDLPKHIVDLVKTLGKGGLIFVPVSKGLDYAKFIKDILAKNGIKAAVVHAKEKEAIDEFAEGKVDVLIGVAIYYGLLVRGLDLPHVIRYAIFAGIPHFRFSLDVEEALPSRLLQVSLNIRECIGPEEKVHLDRITSKLRSIFNELSYGEILVLNEAVKTGKKLAGKLGYAQDLSFQLQNILKKLLERENVRTCLASIPMFSLKEIEGKLYVQIPDAMTYLQASGRTSRLFAGGLSRGVSIVLVDDERLFNGLVKQTKWYNDEIEWQNLEEMDIKKLIQKVDEDRNKIRLLMEGKLQMEIKDLVKTALVIVESPSKAKTIASFFGRPSRRKVGRQLVYEVTHGNYILNITASKGHVFDLVTEEGYYGVKKLNGRFIPVYTTIKRCKKCNTQFTDQEKCPVCKSEEYVDQLDVINSLIELAKEADYIFLATDPDTEGEKIAWDLYVALSPYTRNISRIEFHEVTRKAFSKALSTPRTIDDNYVNAQIVRRIEDRWIGFALSKKLWDAFGKRWLSAGRVQSPVLGWIIQRYREARQSRTTVFIVKIYDDITFVFDNIRLNSYKPREIVKKIKDAKLKIEEVKYSIEEVQPYPPFSTDSMLREASRLLKLGVDQIMRLAQDLFETGLITYHRTDSIRVSSIGQRVAESYIREELDHDLFVPREWSREGAHECIRPTRPISREKLIDLINQGLLVVTKPLTRNHLLLYDLIFRRFIASQMKPAKVLKQRIQISLLDAKKEHSGYVEIIEPGFTSIYKPFNLVRKLEKGEYEILDVKSKKIVMVPLYSQADIIQLMKEKEIGRPSTYAKIIRTLFDRHYIISSKRGKLIPTKLGISVYEYLRTNFYDFISEERTRIVERIMDGISEGKIDYQISLKEFYEEISKVESA, from the coding sequence TTGAAAGCTATATTTAAAAATCTATGTCCAAACTGTAAAAATGAAATTGATGATGAGCGATTGCAGTGTAAAATGCCATGTGCTGTGTGTTTGCCGGTTTCTGTAGAAGAATATAAAAAATTAAGAAATGAATTGAAAGGGTATGAATTTTATAAAAAAATAGCTTATGAGCTCAGAAAATTGAAAAAATTAAAAAATTACAGAGATATCTTATCTCTTGAAAAAGAAGTTAATGAAGTAGATGAGCTTTTCAAAAAAATTTTAGGCAATGAAATGTGGAGCGCACAGAAAACCTGGGCAAGGAGAATAATTCAGAAAAAAAGTTTTTCTATTTTGGCTCCAACTGGTGTTGGAAAAACAGCATTTGCCATAATAATATCCCTATTCTTAGCTCAAAAAAGAAAGAAAATCTATATAGTTCTCCCGACAACATTGCTGGTAAAGCAGGTATTCGAGAAAACTCTTAACTTTATGGATAAAGCCGGCATTGATGATATTGTAGTGTTGGCTTATCATTCAGGGTTGAAATTGTCTGAGAAAAAGAGCTTTTATGAGAAAGTTAAAAATGGGAATTTTAATATAGTGATAACAACGTCACAGTTTCTTCTCAGAAACTTTGAATATCTTTCGGGTAATCATTTTGATCTCATAGTGGTTGACGATGTCGATGCGGTTTTGAAGTCTTCTAAAAGCGTGGATAAAATACTGTTATTGCTAGGTTTTAGTCAAGAAATAATCGATTCTGCTTATCATTTTATAATGTTGAAAAAAAGAATTGCTACTTTGTTAAAAAGTAAAAAGGTGATCTCAAAGGAGATACAGGCAGAGTATAGAAAATTGAGTAAAAGCATAAGCAAGTTTTTAAGTAAAAATAAGAAAAATTTAGGTTGTTTAATTGTATCAACAGCTACCGGGCGTCCCCGTGGATTAAGAATAAAGCTTTTTCGTGAGCTTTTAGGATTTGAAGTAGGATCTAGATCTGAATTTTTAAGGAATATAGCAGATTTATATCTCAATATAAAAGAGGAGGACTTACCAAAGCATATAGTTGATTTAGTAAAAACGTTAGGAAAAGGCGGATTGATTTTTGTCCCTGTTAGCAAAGGCTTGGATTATGCCAAATTTATTAAGGATATCTTGGCAAAGAATGGTATAAAGGCCGCTGTTGTGCACGCTAAAGAAAAAGAGGCTATTGATGAATTTGCCGAAGGAAAGGTTGACGTGCTAATAGGAGTCGCGATATACTATGGACTACTTGTAAGAGGCTTAGATTTGCCCCACGTTATAAGATATGCAATTTTCGCTGGAATACCCCATTTCAGGTTTTCTCTCGACGTGGAAGAAGCGCTCCCTAGCAGACTATTGCAAGTGTCTCTTAACATTAGGGAATGTATTGGACCTGAAGAAAAAGTACATCTTGATAGAATAACTAGTAAATTACGAAGCATTTTTAATGAGCTAAGCTATGGGGAAATACTCGTTCTTAATGAAGCAGTTAAGACTGGAAAGAAATTAGCTGGAAAATTAGGATATGCTCAGGATCTGAGTTTTCAGCTACAGAACATTTTAAAGAAATTACTCGAGCGCGAAAATGTAAGAACTTGCTTAGCATCGATACCTATGTTTTCGCTAAAAGAAATAGAAGGTAAATTGTATGTTCAAATACCTGATGCAATGACGTATTTGCAAGCATCAGGTAGGACATCTAGATTATTTGCAGGAGGATTATCTAGAGGAGTATCGATAGTTTTGGTTGACGATGAACGATTATTCAATGGATTAGTTAAACAAACTAAATGGTATAACGATGAAATTGAATGGCAGAACTTGGAAGAAATGGATATTAAAAAACTAATCCAAAAGGTTGATGAAGACAGAAATAAAATTAGGCTTTTAATGGAAGGAAAGTTGCAAATGGAAATAAAAGATCTCGTTAAAACTGCTCTAGTTATAGTTGAGAGTCCTAGCAAGGCTAAAACTATAGCTAGTTTCTTTGGCAGGCCGTCGCGAAGAAAGGTAGGGCGGCAGCTAGTATATGAAGTTACTCATGGAAACTATATTCTAAATATAACAGCGAGTAAAGGACATGTCTTCGATTTGGTGACGGAAGAGGGATACTACGGAGTAAAGAAACTGAATGGCAGATTTATTCCTGTTTATACAACGATAAAACGATGCAAAAAATGTAACACTCAATTTACAGATCAAGAAAAATGTCCAGTCTGCAAATCTGAAGAATATGTAGATCAACTTGACGTTATAAATAGTCTAATAGAATTAGCAAAAGAAGCAGATTATATTTTTCTGGCCACTGATCCTGATACTGAAGGTGAAAAAATAGCCTGGGATCTCTATGTTGCATTATCTCCATATACAAGAAATATTTCGAGAATAGAATTCCACGAGGTAACTAGGAAAGCGTTTTCAAAGGCGCTTTCTACACCTAGAACTATAGATGATAACTATGTAAATGCTCAGATTGTGCGTAGAATTGAGGATAGATGGATAGGATTTGCCTTAAGCAAAAAGCTATGGGATGCGTTTGGAAAACGATGGTTATCCGCAGGGAGAGTCCAATCACCGGTATTAGGCTGGATTATTCAACGTTATAGAGAGGCAAGACAAAGCAGGACAACAGTCTTCATAGTTAAGATTTATGATGACATAACCTTTGTATTCGATAATATTCGACTAAATAGTTACAAACCTCGTGAAATCGTTAAAAAAATAAAAGATGCAAAGTTAAAAATCGAGGAGGTTAAATATAGCATAGAGGAAGTCCAGCCTTACCCTCCTTTCTCTACTGATAGTATGCTAAGGGAGGCATCCAGATTGCTAAAATTAGGAGTAGATCAGATAATGAGACTAGCCCAGGATCTGTTCGAAACAGGTTTAATAACTTACCACAGAACCGATAGTATTAGGGTTTCATCGATTGGACAACGCGTGGCCGAAAGCTACATTCGAGAAGAGCTCGACCATGACCTATTTGTGCCGAGAGAATGGAGTCGTGAAGGAGCGCACGAATGTATTAGACCAACTAGACCTATTAGCAGAGAAAAGCTCATAGATTTAATAAACCAAGGGCTTTTAGTTGTCACAAAGCCGTTAACGAGGAATCACCTACTTCTGTATGATTTAATCTTTAGGAGGTTTATTGCGAGTCAAATGAAACCCGCAAAAGTTCTCAAGCAAAGAATTCAGATATCGCTTCTCGATGCGAAAAAGGAGCATAGCGGATATGTTGAAATTATAGAACCAGGATTTACGTCGATATACAAACCTTTTAATCTAGTTAGGAAGCTGGAAAAAGGCGAGTATGAAATTCTTGATGTAAAATCTAAAAAGATAGTAATGGTTCCGCTTTATTCGCAAGCTGATATAATTCAATTGATGAAAGAGAAGGAAATAGGGCGTCCATCTACATATGCGAAAATAATACGAACTCTCTTTGATAGGCATTATATTATTTCTTCAAAACGTGGCAAGTTAATACCAACAAAATTAGGTATTTCAGTATATGAGTACTTAAGAACTAATTTTTACGATTTTATTTCCGAAGAGAGAACACGGATTGTAGAGAGAATAATGGATGGAATTTCAGAGGGTAAGATAGATTACCAAATATCTTTAAAAGAGTTTTATGAGGAGATAAGTAAAGTTGAAAGTGCGTGA
- a CDS encoding DNA-directed RNA polymerase subunit P yields the protein MHLNSLDKESEVIYVCARCGMTFTQEEMRIHPELQRTHCPYCGYRIVYKKRPSIYKRIKAI from the coding sequence ATGCATTTGAACTCCTTAGATAAAGAATCAGAAGTTATATACGTATGTGCCAGGTGCGGAATGACGTTTACCCAAGAAGAGATGCGTATTCATCCAGAATTACAGCGTACTCATTGCCCATATTGCGGCTATAGAATAGTTTACAAAAAACGTCCCTCGATTTATAAACGCATCAAAGCTATCTAG
- the speB gene encoding agmatinase, protein MKDLEELPFYLRSSGIVFNGETCSFESANYVILGIPYDSTVSFRPGTRFAPFQIRRVSEEIESYCLKKDVDFDTVRICDLGDVITLPPVEKTIKRVYNVISAIMKKNKIFIAIGGEHTVTLGEVLAVRSYSGSDFKLVVFDAHMDMREEYPSGAKLSHATVMRRIGDVLEFDNICFVGTRAVDREEIEFCRSINFGNFIDADIINQKQRSVVEKKLKKFLHSGDKVLISIDMDVLDPAFAPGVSNPEPLGISPHALMNILDTIVTMQVDVLGFDIVEVSPLYDYGNITSFLASRIIKDMICYLESRNKSR, encoded by the coding sequence ATGAAAGACTTAGAAGAATTGCCTTTTTACTTACGCTCTTCTGGCATAGTTTTTAATGGTGAAACGTGCTCATTTGAATCGGCTAATTATGTTATTCTAGGAATACCTTATGACTCAACAGTGTCTTTCAGACCGGGAACGAGATTTGCTCCATTTCAGATTAGAAGAGTATCTGAAGAAATCGAGTCATATTGTTTGAAAAAAGATGTAGATTTTGACACCGTGAGAATTTGTGATTTAGGTGACGTTATTACTCTGCCTCCTGTAGAGAAAACAATAAAGCGCGTTTATAATGTTATAAGCGCAATAATGAAAAAGAACAAGATTTTTATAGCGATCGGGGGGGAGCATACGGTAACCCTGGGAGAAGTTCTAGCGGTTAGAAGCTATTCTGGCAGCGATTTTAAGTTAGTAGTTTTCGATGCTCACATGGATATGCGAGAGGAGTATCCTAGTGGTGCAAAATTATCTCATGCTACAGTTATGCGCAGAATAGGAGATGTCCTGGAGTTTGATAATATCTGTTTTGTGGGAACTAGAGCAGTTGATAGAGAAGAAATAGAATTCTGCCGAAGCATTAATTTTGGTAACTTTATTGATGCAGACATTATAAATCAGAAACAAAGGAGCGTTGTCGAAAAAAAGCTTAAAAAATTTCTACACTCAGGAGATAAGGTATTAATTTCAATAGATATGGACGTATTAGATCCAGCCTTTGCTCCGGGAGTTTCAAATCCCGAGCCGCTAGGCATTTCCCCACATGCTCTCATGAATATTTTAGATACCATAGTTACGATGCAAGTTGATGTCTTGGGTTTTGACATTGTAGAGGTTTCACCTTTATATGATTATGGAAATATCACGTCTTTTCTAGCTTCAAGAATTATTAAGGATATGATCTGTTACTTAGAAAGTAGAAATAAATCTAGATAG